The genomic interval TGTAGAGGTCCTGTTGGAGAGAGACACATGAAGGCTATGGTGCTTTTGGCTGGCGAGCAGGCGGCTCCCAACTTATTGCCGGCCAGGAACTTCCATCCCGACGAGATATACATCCTCCATACCGATTTCTGGAAAAGTAAGCTCATGGCCGATCGCCTGAAGATGCGTCTGGGAGAGGCGGAAGTGAAACTCTATCCTATAGACGCGTACGACGTTGGGAAGATTACATCGCAGGTATCGGAGTTGTTGAGGAGCTTGGGCGAGGCTCTGGTCAACGTCACGGGTGGGACCAAGCCCATGTCCATGGCTGCCCTGATGGCAGCGAGGGAGACGGGTCAACGGCCTTTTTACGTCCGCAGTCAGCGATCCGAGACCGAAATAGACTTCTACGAGTTCGATGAGAGAGGGATGCCCAAAGTAGCGGATACGATTACGATCTCCGACACCATCACGCTGGATGACTATCTGGTCTCCTACTTCGGATCTCAGTATGAATTCACAGGATATGGTCGAGGTAAGGGGGTGGCATTCGAACGGGCCATTCACTTGGCTCTGGAGCCATGGGTGGATGAGATCGGCGTGGGATGGAAGCATGAGAGCGGCGCCGTAGATGTGGACTTCGTGATACGTTGTAACAACCAGGTGGGAATAATCGAGGCGAAGACGGGGGGCAAAGCGCGGACTACTGAGGGAATAAAGCAACTGGCGGTCGCTGGCGGACAGCGGTTTTTCGGCACTTATACACGCCGATTCCTCGTGATAGATCAGCGATGGCCTGAAAAGAGCAACAATCGGGCGCTGGCTGAGGCCATTGGCATCACCCTCGTGGAGCTTCCCAGCTTTCATGACCAGGGAGAGCTGAGCCAGGCCGAAACTGAAGAATTGGTTGGAAAGGTGCACGATGCCCTGGGCAAGCCGACGAGGCTGGAGAGAA from Chloroflexota bacterium carries:
- a CDS encoding DUF1887 family protein, giving the protein MKAMVLLAGEQAAPNLLPARNFHPDEIYILHTDFWKSKLMADRLKMRLGEAEVKLYPIDAYDVGKITSQVSELLRSLGEALVNVTGGTKPMSMAALMAARETGQRPFYVRSQRSETEIDFYEFDERGMPKVADTITISDTITLDDYLVSYFGSQYEFTGYGRGKGVAFERAIHLALEPWVDEIGVGWKHESGAVDVDFVIRCNNQVGIIEAKTGGKARTTEGIKQLAVAGGQRFFGTYTRRFLVIDQRWPEKSNNRALAEAIGITLVELPSFHDQGELSQAETEELVGKVHDALGKPTRLERREP